The following DNA comes from Gordonia zhaorongruii.
CCTCTGCGCCGTTGATCTGCGATTTCTCGATCATTCCCGCCTGCACACCCCAATGTTCGGTGATCGTCCGGTAGAAGCCGTTGTCGATCAGGTACTGCACGGCCTGCTGGAGTGCCGGAGCCAGTGGCGACCCCTTGCGCACCGGAAGTCCGTACGGCGCGGCGTCGTACGTGGGCCCGACCTCGTGCAGTTGGCCTTCGGTCTTCTTGACCGCGTACGCCGTCACCGGCGAATCCGCGGAGAATGCGTCCACCTGGCCGAGGAGCACCGCGTTGACCGCCTGATCCTGAGTGTCGTACTTGACCTTGACTATCGGATCCTCGCCGCGCGCAACGCAGTCCGCGCTCTTCGCCGGGACCTCCTCGGTGTCCTCCACCGTCGTCGACTGCACGCCGACCCGGAGTCCGCACGCCTCATCCGGATTCAGGTCGCGACCCGTTTTGGCCGCCCACCGAACTCCGGCGCTGAAGTAGGTGACGAAGTCGACCTCCCGCTCGCGTTCCTTGGTGTCGGTGAACGACGACATCCCGACGTCGTAGATTCCTGCCTGCAGTGACGGAATGATCTTGTCGAAGTCGGCCTCGTTGAACTTGGCCTTCAATCCGAGCACCTGAACGGCCGCTCTGAGCAGGTCCACTTCGAAGCCGATGATCTCGCCTCGGCGGTTCTTGAACTCGTTCGGCTGATACGGCACGTTGGTGCCGATATCGAGGACACCGGTCGCATCGATCTCGGGCGGAACCAGCGAGGCGATCTGTGCCTGCTCGTCGATCTTCACCGTGATCGGCTTGGTGTCCAACGCCGACTCGTCGACGACGCATCCGGCGAGCAGCAGCGGCAGCGTCAGCAGCACGCCGACCACAGCGTTGCGAAGGGGTCGCTGTCGCATCCACACCTCTCGAAGACTCCTGCGACGGAGAAACCTGGATGTGAACCCGTCCCGTCGAGTAAATCAGTATGCCCGATCGCGGACACCCGATGTGCACCCGGGCGATACCTACAGCGCCGCCACCACTGCGTCGGCGAACGCCGCACTCGACGCCGATCCACCCAGATCGGCAGTCGCGACGCCGTCGGCGAGCACATGGGCGAGTGCACCGTCGATCGCGTCGGATGCGCGGATCGACGCCTCGTCCCCCGAACGCTCACCGTGCCACCGCAGCAGCATCGACGTCGATGCGATCGTCGCCACCGGGTTCGCCGATCCACGGCCGGCGATATCGGGTGCCGCTCCGTGCACCGCCTGTGCCATCGCCCGGTCCGCCGAGGAGTTGAGGGACGCCGCCAGCCCCAGTGATCCGGACAGTTCTGCGGCGAGATCGGACAGGATGTCACCGAACAGGTTCTCGGTGACGATCACGTCGTAATCGGCCGGACGACGCACCAGCAGAGCTGCCATCGCATCGACGTGCTCGGTGTCGACCGTGACGTCCGGATACCGCTGGGCCACCTGCAGACAGACGTCACGGAACAGGCCAGTCGTCAAGCGCAGAACGTTCGCCTTGTGCACGACGGTGACGTGACCGCGACGCCGGCGCGCCGCCTCGAACGCCTCGACGGCGATGCGCTCCGAGGCCGCGCGGGTGACGAGACCGACCGACAGGGCGACGTCGGGCGTCGGCATGAACTCGCCGCTGCCCACCGCCATGTTCCGATCCGCGTACAGACCCTCGCTGTTCTCCCGGACGATCAGCAGATCGATGTCGGGGGCGGTCGCGGTGACTCCCGCCAGCGCCCGTGCCGGACGCAAGTTCGCGTACAGGTCGAACTGCTTGCGCATCTCCGCTCCGGGCGCGGGATGTCGCAGCGCGGCCGGATACGAGGCGCTGTCGTGCGGACCCACCAGCCAGAGGTCGAAATCCGCCAGCTGCTCCAGCGTCGATTCGGGCACCGGGTGACCGTGTTCCTCGATCGCGGCGGCACCGAACGGCAGCACCGTCGTCTCGAGCGCCACATCCTGCGCGGCAAGTGCCCGCTCGGCCACCGCGACCGCCGCGGGTACCACTTCGGGCCCGACTCCGTCCCCGTGGAGTACTGCGAGACGCACTGATCCAACACTCATGACGCACTCCCCTTCATCACTCATGCGCACCGGCCACGAAGATCGGAACCAGCAGATCGGATCGGCGGCGCATCAGTGCGCCGCCGCGTCCCAGGTCCGACCGAAACCGACCGAGACCTCAAGCGGCACAGACAGTTCGATCGCACCGCCCATCTCCTCGCGGACGAGTTTCTCGGCGGCTTCGCTCTCGCCGGTCGCCACGTCGAGGACCAGTTCGTCGTGCACCTGCAGGAGCACCCGCGAGCGGAATCCCTCATCTTTGAGTCGCCGCTGCACGTTGATCATCGCGACCTTGATGATGTCGGCGGCGGTGCCCTGAATGGGCGCGTTCAACGCCATACGCTCCGCCGACTGACGACGCTGAAAGTTGTCGGAGTTCAGATCGGGCAGGTAGCGGCGACGTCCGAAAAGCGTTGCCGTGTACTCGTTCCGGCGTGCCTGCACGACCACCTCGTGGAGGTAGTCGCGCACCCCGCCGAAACGGTCGAAGTACTGCTCCATCTGCTGTTTGGCCTCTTCCCGGCCGATTCCGAGCTGAGCCGCCAGACCGTACGCGCTCAGCCCGTACGCGAGTCCGTACGACATCGCCTTCACTCGGGAACGCATCTGCGGGTCTACCTGGTCGACGGGCACGCCGAACGCACGCGACCCGACGAAGTTGTGCAGATCCTCCCCGGAGCGGAATGCCTCGATCAGCCCTTCGTCCTCGGACAGATGCGCCATGATCCGCATCTCGATCTGCGAGTAATCGGCCGTCATCAGCGATTCGAACTCCACACCGGCCGGCGTCGGCGACGATGCGACGATGAACCCACCGCGGATCTTGCGTCCGGCGTCCGTGCGCACCGGGATGTTCTGCAGATTCGGATCGGTGGACGAGAGCCGCCCCGTCGCAGCCACCGTCTGGTTGAACGTGGTGTGAATGCGATCGTCGTCCGACACCGACTTGAGGAGTCCGTCGACGGTCACTTTGAGTCTCGTGGCGTCACGGTGCTCCAGCAGGAACCTCAGGAACGGGTGCTCGGTCTTCTCGTACAGTCCGGCGAGCGCGTCTGCGTCGGTGGTGTAGCCGGTCTTGGTCTTCTTCGTCTTCGGCATGTCGAGCTTGTCGAAGAGGATCGCCTGCAACTGCTTCGGCGACCCGAGGTTCACCTGTTCGCCGACCACCTCGTACGCCGATTCCGCAGCATCGCGGACCCGCTGCGCGAACTCGCGCTCCAGGTCCGTGAAGTGCTCCACGTCGACTCCGATCCCCTCTGCTTCGAGCTCGGCGAGGACGAAGGCCAGCGGCAGCTCCATCTCGACGAGCAACGCCGTCGAGTCGATGCGCTCGAGTTCGGTGTCCAGACTGTCGGCGAGTTCGGCTACGGCCTGCGCCGACAGCATCAGCGTCTCAGCCGCCCGCGCCGCGTCCGCGTCGTCGTCGAGCAGTGACAACTGTCCGTCGTCGTCGACCCCGTCATCGGCCCGCAGTTCGCGTCGCAGGTACCGGAGCGCGAGATCGTCCAAGTTGAAGGTGCGCTGCCCCGGCCGCACCAGGTAGGCGGCGAGTGACGTGTCGGACGTGACACCTGCGATGGCCCACCCGCGGCCGCGCAGCGCGTGGACCGCCCATTTCACCTCGTGAACGGCCTTGGCGACTGACTCGTCAGCCAGCCATGCGGACAGCGCCGCATCGTCGGCGGGCGACATGGCTACCGGATCGATGAACGCCGCGTCGCCGTCGGCCGCGGCGATCGCCAGCGCCTCGACATCCGAGCCGACCACGACATGCCTGCCATCGACCGCGAGACCCGAGCGTCCGGTGCGTGCGTGCGCCTCCAGCCACGCGGCGACCTCGCCGCTGCCCAACCGGACGCCGTTCACCTCGAAGCCCTCATCGGCCTCCGGCTCCACCGAGGTCAGCGTCGAGAACAGTCGGTCACGCAGAACCTTGAACTCGAGGTCGTCGAAGAGCCGGTGAATCCGGTCGCGATCCCACCCGTGCAATGCGAGCTCGTCAGGTTCGGCCGGCAGGTCCATCGTCCGGATCAGCTCTGTGAGACGCCGGTTCATCTGCACCGATGCGAGATTCTCGCGCAGCGAATCGCCCACCTTCCCGCGAACCTCGTCGGCACGATGAACCAATTGCTCGAGCGAGCCGTACTCGCGAATCCACTTCGTCGCCGTCTTCTCGCCTACTCCGGGAATGCCGGGGAGGTTATCGCTGGGATCGCCGCGCAGCGCCGCGAAGTCCGGATACTGCTCGGGAGTGAGCCCGTACTTCTTCTCCACCTCGTCCGGGGTGAACCGGGTCAGCTCGGATACTCCGCGCTTCGGGTAGAGCACGGTGATGTTCTCGTTGACCAGCTGCAGCGAATCGCGATCGCCGGTCACCACGAGGACGCGGTACCCGGCCGCGTCGGCGCGCGTCGCGAGAGTCGCGATCACGTCGTCGGCCTCGTAACCGTCGATCGCCATGACCGGAATTCCCATGGCCTCCAGGACGTCCTTGGTCAGGTCGACCTGACCGCGGAACTCGTCGGGCGATTTGCTGCGCTGCGCCTTGTACTCGGGAAACATCTCGGAGCGGAAGGTCTGGCGCGACACGTCGAACGCCGCCGCGATGTGCGTCGGCTCCTCGTCGCGAAGCAGGTTGATGAGCATCGACGTGAAGCCGTAGACCGCGTTGGTGGTCTGGCCGGTGTTGGTCTTGAAGTTCTCCGCGGGCAGAGCGAAGAAGGCCCGGTAGGCCAGGGAGTGACCGTCGAGCAGCATCAGAACGGGGCGGGCGGTGGTGCCGGTGGTACCGGCCTTGCTGGCTGTCGTCTTCGCTGGGCTCACGTCAGTGAGTCTAGTGATCGGGTCCGACGCTCGGCGTGCCCCGGCGGTGCCGGACCGAACTTCTCAACTCCCGAGCGTGTCGACGACGATCTCGGCGACCGCCTTCATGGTGACGCGACGATCCATCGCGTTGCGCTGGATCCACCGGAACGCATCGGGTTCGGTGAGTTCCTGCTTGGCCATCAGCAGGCCTTTCGCCTGCTCGATCAGCTTCCGGGTCTCGAACCGCTCGGACATGTCGGCGATCTCCGACTCGAGCACCTTCAGCTCGCGGTACCGGCTGAGCGCGACCTCGATAGCAGGTACCAGATCGGCTTGGGTGAACGGCTTCACCAGGTACGCCATCGCACCTGCGTCGCGCGCCTTCTCCACGAACTCCCGTTGACTGAACGCGGTGAGCATCACGACCGGAGCCAGCCGCTTGCGCGCGATCTCGCTCGCCGCATCGATCCCGTCCCGCACCGGCATCTTGATGTCCATGATCACCAGGTCGGGCGCGAGCTGCTCGGTGAGGTCCACCGCGATCTGACCGTTGGGGGCCTCCCCGACGACCTCGTAGCCCTCTTCCCTGAGCATCTCGGTGAGGTCGAGACGGATCAGCGAATCGTCCTCGGCTACGACCACCCGACTCGCGTGCTGTGCGGGGGGTGCGTCTGCCATCTCGGTGCTCTCGCTCTCCGTGGAGTCGGTCAGCTGTATGTGCCCCGGGCCGGACTCGAACCGGCACCTCGTTAGAGACCGCATTTTGAGTGCGGCGCGTCTGCCAATTTCGCCACCGGGGCCGGCGGGTCAGTGCGAAGTACGAGTGTACGGGACCCACGGAGGGAGAAACCCAGTCGGGTTCGGCACAAATTGTGATTCGGCTATTTCTGATATCTACCTGAGAGTAGGGTCACAGAATCGTTGCGCGATCGGCGCAGCATCTGCTCCCGGGAAAGGTTCTCTTCACGTGCTCGCTGCGTCACGCCGGATGGTCCGGAAACTGTTCGTCGCCCTCGTCGCAACGCTGACCGTCCTCGCCGGCGCGGCTGTTGTGCCTGCTACCTCGGGCGACGCGAACGCCGCAGTGTACGGCGCGCTCGGCGCGAAGTGGACGCGCACACAGGACGGCCCGCAGAAGTACTCGGGCTACAAGGTGACACCCGACGTCCCCGTCACGATGAGCGACGGCACGGTTCTGAAAGGCAACCTGATTCGTCCCACCGATCGGTCGGGGCGGCCGGTGAGCAAGGAACTCCCCACGATCGTGAACATGACGCCGTACACCAAGATGGTGGCCGCGCTTGCCAGCGAGGTGATGAACTATCCCGCCTTGATGCCGCAGCTGATAGAACTGCTCAACTCGATCAATCTGCAGGGCACGTTCCTGTCCGGGTACAACGAGTTGATGGGCGCTCTGCGCGGCGGCCTGATCAACACGTTCTCCTACGATCCGAAGTTGATCAAAAGCGGATACAACATGCTGGTCGTCGACGTGCGCGGAACAGGTTTCTCCCAAGGCACCTGGCAGGTGTTCGGTGAGCGCGAACGGCGCGACACCATCGAGGTGATCGACTGGGTGAAGAAGCAGTCGTGGGCGAACGACAAGGTCGGCATGGCCGGCGTCTCGTATTCGGCGATCAACCAGATGCAGGCGGCCGCCGATGCCCCCGGCGAACTCGGTGCGATCTTCCCGATCGTCCCGGGTAACAACCTCGTCCAGGACGTGATCGCTCCGGGCGGCGGCGTCGGTTTCGGATTCCTCCTGCCGTGGCTGGTCCTGGTCAACGGCACCAAGATGATCCCGAACGTGGCATCGATGCTCAACGGCACCTTCGACTGGAAATGGCTGGGCGATCGGGTCAAGGATCCACTCACTTACTTCGATGTGATGATCGAGGCGCTCACCACGCGCACGCCGAAGGATCTCCACGGCACCACCCGCGATCTCGTCGTCGACGGATCTGCCAGACGGACGTCGCTGCACACCGACACCTCGAAGATCACCACCCCCACATTCGCGATCGGCGGGTGGAACGATCTGTTCACCTTCAGCGAGTCCCGGCTCCTCAAGGGTCTGACCAAGCTTCCGGACTCGCAGCGGAAGCTGATCATGGACGACGGATACCACATCACGTCCGGATCCAACTTCGGTCAGCGCGGCTACCCGCCCCGACTCGACGTCCTCGCACGGGCCTGGTACGACAAGTGGCTCAAGGGCATCGACAACGGCATCGACCGGTACTCCCCCGCGACCCTGTCGTCCGAGCCGAACGGCTGGTTCGTGCAAGGACCGACCTACCCGCTCCCGGGTTACGAACATCGACGCCAGTATCTGACCGGCCGACCGTCGCACACACCCGACACCCCGGTCGCAGGCGACGGATCGCTGTCGGCGCACAAGCCTCGCAGCCGCGCGACGCGGGTGGTCAAGCCGGGACTGTCGACGCTGTGCAGCCGCGACGGCGCACAGGCCACCACCGGCATCACCGCCCTGTTCGACTTCTGCGGCAAGGACTCGCGCTTCTCGGAGGTAGCCGCCCAGACCTTCACATCGAAGCCGGTCAAAGCGACGACCCGGGTCAGTGGCACACCGGTCGTCCATCTGCGACAGCGGCTCCAGGCGACCGACGGCTACTGGCATGCGACGGTGAACGTCGTGTCCCCCGACGGACGGTCCACCACGGTGTCCATGGGACAACTGGTGGTGTCCTTGCGCGATATCGACGAGAAGCGGAGCTCGTACGGCCCCAACGGCGACCTGACCGATGCGATCCCGAGTCTGGCGATCGACGAGTACCACCCGGTGAAACCGGGGAAGAGCATGTCGATCGACATCCCCATGACCGCGACTCAGGCCAAGCTTCGCCCCGGCGACCGGCTGCGCGTCGACCTGTACTCGTTCAACTTCGCGAAGTCCGTGCCCCTGGGACCGGAACTGTGGTCCTCGCAACTGCGCCCGCAGTACATCGAGATCGACCCGGCGCACCCGAGTTGGGTCAACGTGCCGGTGTCTCGGCCGCTCCGGTGAGTGCGACGACGAACGGCGTCACTCGAACAGGTAACCGCTGACGAGTGCGCCCGCCGGAACCAGTTTCCGGTAATCGTCACCGATGCGCACGACGTAGACATCGACCACTGCGAGATCCTCGACGACGAACGCGGCGAGACAAGTGTCGCCGCCGAGCTTGCGCAGCTCATTCAGTCGCGTCGACGCCAGCGGACCATCGGGCGCTTCGGCATCGAAGATCTGCACCTGGTCGCCGAACGACACCGGAATGGTTCCGGTTGCCGCCCGGGTACCGCAGTCGACTGTGACAGCGCCGCGAGCAGTGATCTGTGACCGTTCATCGGCCCCGACGACCAGGGCGGTGATCGCCAGTGCGGCCAGGACCAGCACCACCACGATGCTGCCGATTCGGATCGGCCATCGGTACCGACGTCGCCACGTCGCCTGCCGGACAGGTGGACCGGCAGGCAGGTGGAAGCGGATGTCGGCCTGCGGCGGATGCGTCACGTACTGCTCCCCGACTCGATGCTCATGTCCTCACGGTTCACTTCTTGGGCGGGAAGTGCTTGATCAGCGCTTCCTGCACCACCGAGGTGCACAGGACACCGTCGCGGGTGAAGAACCGGCCGGACCCGATGCCCCGCGAGCCTGCGGCGACCGGCGACTCCGTCGCGTACAGCATCCACTCGTCAAACCGGAACTCGCGGTGGAACCACATCGAGTGATTCACCGTCGCCGCGAACAGCCGGTCCAGTCCCCACGACAGTCCGTGCGTCGTGATGATGGAGTCGAGCACCGTGGTGTCCGAGGAGTACGCCATCGCCCCGATGTGCAGCAAGGGGTCGTCCGGCATGGGTCCGTCGGTCTTCATCCAGGCCCGATTGTGATTCAGCTGTTCGCCGGTGCCCTTCATCTTCCAGGTGGGCGCGTTGGCGAACCGGATGTCGATCGGGTGCAGCGCGTTGACGAACTGCTCGATCTTGTCCTCATACCCGACGAAGTGGTCGGAGACCGGCGGCAGTTCCTCCGGATAGGCCACCTCCGGGATGTCGACGGCATGCTCGAGACCTACCTTGTTGTTCTGGAACGCCACGAGCATCGTGAAGATGACCTCGCCGTCCTGCATGGCGGTGACCTGGCGGTTCGCGAACGCCTTGCTCTCGCGAAAACGATCGACGTGGTATTCCAGCGGCTTGCTGACATCACCCCCGCGGATGAAGTGCGCGTGCATCGCGTGCACGGGCGGATCACCGCGGGTAAGGGTCCGCCCCGCTGCCACCACGCCCTGCCCCAGCAACTGGCCGCCGAACGTACGGGGCATCACCTTGTCGGGGTGCTGACCGATGAACAGATCGTCACCTGCTCGCTCCACATCGAGCAGGTCGAGAAGCGTGCGCAGGTCGTCCGATTGCGACGAGGTGTCGGTGCTCATGGTTCACCACCCTATGCGACGCAGATCAGTGGTCCTGTTCGCCGATCCGGTGAACGTGCACGAAGTTGGTGGAACCGACCACGTACGCGGGTGCGCCGGCGATGATGACGACTACGTCGCCCTCCTTCAAACGCCCGCTCTTGACCAGTACCTCGTCGACCTGAGTGATCATGTCGTCGGTGTTGTTCATCCGGGTCACCAGATTGGGCTCCACGCCCCAACTGACCGCCAGCTGATTACGGGTCGATTCGGTGGCGGTGAACGCATGCAGCGGCACACGCGAATGCAGACGCGCCACCCGGCGCACGGTGTCGCCGGTCTCGGTGAACGCGATGATCGCATCGACGTTCAGTCGCTCGGCGATGTCGCGCGCCGCGTATGTGACGACGCCGCGCCGAGTCCTCGGCATGTGCTTGAGCGGGGGCACCTCGCGGCTGCCGCCCTCCGCAGCAGAGACGATGCGGGCCATCGTGCGGACTGTCTCGTGCGGGAACTTTCCGACCGACGTCTCACCCGACAGCATGACGGCATCAGCACCGTCGAGCACTGCGTTCGCGACGTCGGAGGCCTCGGCGCGGGTCGGTCGCGAGTTCTCGATCATCGAGTCGAGCATCTGGGTCGCGACGATCACCGACTTGGCGTTCTCCCGCGCCATCTGAATCGCCCGCTTCTGCACCAGCGGCACCTGTTCGAGCGGCATCTCGACACCGAGATCGCCGCGCGCCACCATGATGGCGTCGAAGGCCAGGATGACAGCCTCGAGGTTGTCGATCGCCTCCGGCTTCTCGAGCTTCGCGATGACCGGCACCCGGCGTCCCACCCGGTCCATGATCTCGTGGACGAGTTCGATGTCGGCGGGGCTGCGCACGAACGACAACGCGATCAGATCGACCCCGAGCTCGAGCGCGAACTCCAGGTCCTCGACGTCCTTCTCCGACATGGCAGGCACCGAGATGTTCATTCCCGGCATCGACAGGCCCTTGTTGTTGCTGACCGTGCCGCCCTCGGTGACGACGCAGACCACGTCGTCGCCGTCGATCCGGTCCACCGTGAGCCCCACCTTGCCGTCATCGACCAGGAGGCGGTCGCCCGGCTTCGCATCCGCGGCGAGACGTTTGTACGTCGTGGACACCCGATTGCCTGCGCCGAGGACGTCCTCGACGGTGATCCGCACCTCGTCACCGGTGTTCCAGTCGACCGCACCGTTGGGGCGGCCGTTGTCCTCGAACTTGCCGAGGCGGATCTTCGGCCCCTGCAGATCGGCGAGGACGCCGACGGGTTTGCCCGTCCGCTCACTCGCCGCACGCACCGCGCGGTATACATCGCGGTGGTCGTCGTGGGCGCCATGACTGAAGTTGAGTCGGGCGACGTTCATGCCGCACTCGACGAGTGCGACGATCCCTTCCTCGGTGTTGGTAGCAGGGCCCAGGGTGCAAACGATCTTAGTTCGACGAGTCACGCCCCAAGGCTAGCCGCTACTGCCCCGCCCCATCGAACCTACTGACGGGTATGAAAGACAGTTCACTCGCTTTTCCCCGAACGCACCGTGCTTCAGCGATGCGACACCGTCTCAGAGGGTGTCGGTCTCGGCCGAGTCTGCGCCGTCGGCTGCGCCATCCGCGTCGACCGGATCGTCCGCATTCGCCGAATCGCCTGCCGTTTCGCGGATTTCGATCGAACCGGCCTCCCCTGCCTGCGACTCTTCGACGACGGTCAACTCGTCGTACCCGTGATCCTCCGATTCGACGGAGTATCCGGCGGCAGGCACATCAGGCGCGAACAAGGTGTCGGCAGATTCGGCGACCTCGAACTCCGGCTCCGGCGTCTCCTCCTCCGGTACCGCGCCTGCTTCCGGTTCATCGACTCTTGCCGATTCTCCGCCGGCTTCCGACTCTTCGCCGTCTTCGAGGCCGTCCTCGGGCGCAGGCTCTGCCGGCTCGTCGGAGAGCATTTCGTCACTATCGGCCTCGTCACCGTCAGACTCAACCTCAGTCTCAGCCTCGGCCTCGGATGCCGCCTCGGCGTCGTCCGTCGACTCTGCTGCGCTCTCGACGGGTGCGTCCGGGTGCGACACCTCGGCGTCACGGTCCTCGTCGGTGACCGTGTCCTCGTCGGTGACCGTGTCCTCGTCGGTGTGATCGTCGGTGTCCTCGTCATCGTCCCCCGCGACTGCGGCAGCGGTTGCGCCCGCTCCCGCGACACCGGCGGTGGCCGCGACGGCGCCGGCTCCGATTCCAGCTCCGGTGGAATCATCGCCGTCGGTACCGCGATCATCGTCCTGGTCGCTCGGTCCGTACTCGGAGAAGTCATCGTCCTCAGAAGACTCGTCGTACTCGGCGAACTCCTCGTACCCAGAAGAGTCGTCGTCATACTCGGGCACATATCCGACTTCGCCCTCGTCCGCCAACTGCTCGGCACGGTAGGGCCAGTACATCGACAGTCCGGTCTCGCGACCGCGCGGTGCCATCACCACGTAGAGCGCGGCGCACACGAACACGAGGGCTGCGACGATCACGTTCACCCGGAGGCCGAGGATGTGGGTCGCCTCGTCGCTGCGCATGAGTTCCACGATGAATCGCCCGACGCAGTAACCGGCGACATAGAGCGCGAAGAGCCGCCCGTGGCCGAGCCGGAACTTCCGGTCCAGCACCACCAGGAGTCCAACGATCAGCACGCTCCACACGAGTTCGTACAGGAACGTCGGGTGGACGACCTCGAGAACGGTGCCGTTGGATGTCCCGTCGATCACCGCGATACCGCGTCGCCCGGTATCCGGGTTGACGCGCTCGTAGAGTTCCAGTCCCCAGGGCACCGTGGTCGGCCGCCCGTACAGCTCCTGGTTGAAGTAGTTGCCGAGCCTGCCGATCGCTTGTGCGAGAAGTATCGCCGGAGCGATCGCGTCGCCGAACGAAGGCAGCTTGATGCCCTTCCAGCGGCAGCCGAGCCAGGCGCCGACCGCGCCGAATGCGACAGCGCCCCAGATGCCGAGACCGCCGTCCCACACCTGGAAGACGGCGCCGAGACCCTTGCCGTTCTCGCCGAAGTACCGCCACCAGTCGGTCATGACGTGATAGATGCGCCCGCCGACCAGCCCGAACGGCACCGCGATCAGTCCGACGTCGAGCACGTCTCCCGGCCGCCCGCCGCGGGCCTGCCAGCGGCGGTCGCCCCACCAGACGGCGACGACGATGCCGAGGATGATGCACAACGCGTAGGCGCGGAGCGGGAACGGTCCGAGGTGCCACACGCCCTGCGAGGGACTCGGAATATATGCGAGGACTTCTCCGGCAGTCACGACTGCCACACTAATGCACTACTCACCCGCGCGAACGGCGCACTCCCTGAGCGAGTTCGCCGACCAGGGAGGCCACTGCTGCCTGACCGTCGTCGACGGCGGAGACGATCGCCGATCCGACGATCACCCCGTCCGCGTACGCGCCGATCTCGGCGGCTTGATCGCCGCTTCGCACGCCCAGTCCCACACCGATCGGAATGTCGGAGTACTCGCGGACCCGGGAGCACAGCTCCGGCGCCGCGTTCGAGACCGTCGCCCGCGCACCGGTCACGCCCATGGTCGAGGTCGCGTAGACGAACCCGCGGCACGCGTCGACGGTCATCGCGATCCGCTCCGGCGACGACGACGGGGCCACGAGGTAGATCCGGTCGAGGTCGTGGGCGTCAGAGGCGTCGTGCCACTGCGCGCCCTCTTCGGGGATCAGGTTCGGGGTGATGACACCGACTCCGCCGGCCGACGCGAGGTCCCGGGCGAACGCGTCCACTCCGTACTTGAGGATGAGGTTCCAGTAGCTCATGACCACGGGCGCCGCCCCTGCCGAGGCGACTGCTTCGGCTGCGGCGAACACGTCGCGTACCCGCGAACCGTTCTCGAGCGCGTGCACCGCGGCCTTCGCGATCGTCGGACCATCCATCACCGGGTCGGAGTACGGGATGCCGAGCTCGACGATGTCGCAGCCGGCCGACACCATGGTCTGCACCGTCTCGATCGAGGTCTCGACGTCCGGATAGCCGACCGGGAAGTAGCCGATGAGTGCGCTGCGGTCCTCGGCGCGGCTCGCGGCGAATGTCTGACCCAGGCGCGAGGCGGGCGCGGTGTGCTGCGCGGTAGTCACTTGTCGTCCCCTGCGGTCGTAGCTGACGCCTTCTCGGCGAGCATGGCGGCGTACTCGGTCTCCGATGGCGGTCGCCCGCCCAGTCCGAACCATTCCATCGCGGTGTCCATGTCCTTGTCGCCGCGACCGGACAGGTTCACCACGATGACCGCACCCTCACCGAGTTCCCGTCCCAGCTTGAGCGCACCGGCGACGGCGTGCGCCGATTCGACCGCCGGAATGATGCCCTCCAG
Coding sequences within:
- a CDS encoding ABC transporter substrate-binding protein, with translation MRQRPLRNAVVGVLLTLPLLLAGCVVDESALDTKPITVKIDEQAQIASLVPPEIDATGVLDIGTNVPYQPNEFKNRRGEIIGFEVDLLRAAVQVLGLKAKFNEADFDKIIPSLQAGIYDVGMSSFTDTKEREREVDFVTYFSAGVRWAAKTGRDLNPDEACGLRVGVQSTTVEDTEEVPAKSADCVARGEDPIVKVKYDTQDQAVNAVLLGQVDAFSADSPVTAYAVKKTEGQLHEVGPTYDAAPYGLPVRKGSPLAPALQQAVQYLIDNGFYRTITEHWGVQAGMIEKSQINGAEG
- a CDS encoding isocitrate/isopropylmalate dehydrogenase family protein — encoded protein: MSVGSVRLAVLHGDGVGPEVVPAAVAVAERALAAQDVALETTVLPFGAAAIEEHGHPVPESTLEQLADFDLWLVGPHDSASYPAALRHPAPGAEMRKQFDLYANLRPARALAGVTATAPDIDLLIVRENSEGLYADRNMAVGSGEFMPTPDVALSVGLVTRAASERIAVEAFEAARRRRGHVTVVHKANVLRLTTGLFRDVCLQVAQRYPDVTVDTEHVDAMAALLVRRPADYDVIVTENLFGDILSDLAAELSGSLGLAASLNSSADRAMAQAVHGAAPDIAGRGSANPVATIASTSMLLRWHGERSGDEASIRASDAIDGALAHVLADGVATADLGGSASSAAFADAVVAAL
- the polA gene encoding DNA polymerase I; translation: MSPAKTTASKAGTTGTTARPVLMLLDGHSLAYRAFFALPAENFKTNTGQTTNAVYGFTSMLINLLRDEEPTHIAAAFDVSRQTFRSEMFPEYKAQRSKSPDEFRGQVDLTKDVLEAMGIPVMAIDGYEADDVIATLATRADAAGYRVLVVTGDRDSLQLVNENITVLYPKRGVSELTRFTPDEVEKKYGLTPEQYPDFAALRGDPSDNLPGIPGVGEKTATKWIREYGSLEQLVHRADEVRGKVGDSLRENLASVQMNRRLTELIRTMDLPAEPDELALHGWDRDRIHRLFDDLEFKVLRDRLFSTLTSVEPEADEGFEVNGVRLGSGEVAAWLEAHARTGRSGLAVDGRHVVVGSDVEALAIAAADGDAAFIDPVAMSPADDAALSAWLADESVAKAVHEVKWAVHALRGRGWAIAGVTSDTSLAAYLVRPGQRTFNLDDLALRYLRRELRADDGVDDDGQLSLLDDDADAARAAETLMLSAQAVAELADSLDTELERIDSTALLVEMELPLAFVLAELEAEGIGVDVEHFTDLEREFAQRVRDAAESAYEVVGEQVNLGSPKQLQAILFDKLDMPKTKKTKTGYTTDADALAGLYEKTEHPFLRFLLEHRDATRLKVTVDGLLKSVSDDDRIHTTFNQTVAATGRLSSTDPNLQNIPVRTDAGRKIRGGFIVASSPTPAGVEFESLMTADYSQIEMRIMAHLSEDEGLIEAFRSGEDLHNFVGSRAFGVPVDQVDPQMRSRVKAMSYGLAYGLSAYGLAAQLGIGREEAKQQMEQYFDRFGGVRDYLHEVVVQARRNEYTATLFGRRRYLPDLNSDNFQRRQSAERMALNAPIQGTAADIIKVAMINVQRRLKDEGFRSRVLLQVHDELVLDVATGESEAAEKLVREEMGGAIELSVPLEVSVGFGRTWDAAAH
- a CDS encoding ANTAR domain-containing response regulator, with the translated sequence MADAPPAQHASRVVVAEDDSLIRLDLTEMLREEGYEVVGEAPNGQIAVDLTEQLAPDLVIMDIKMPVRDGIDAASEIARKRLAPVVMLTAFSQREFVEKARDAGAMAYLVKPFTQADLVPAIEVALSRYRELKVLESEIADMSERFETRKLIEQAKGLLMAKQELTEPDAFRWIQRNAMDRRVTMKAVAEIVVDTLGS